The DNA region AGTGCCAAACGCATGGCCAAACTGGAGTCGCTGCTGCCCGGGCAATCGGCTATAACGTGGGTGGTATCGGAGAAAGAACGGCAAATGCTCCTTCAACAGCACCCCCAATGGCCCATCTTTCTCGCCCCCAACGGCGTTGATGGCACAAACATCAAACAGCTTTTACCTGCCAGGGATCAAAAAACGATTCTTTTTGTGGGCTCGCTGCAATATATGCCCAACATCGACGGCGTAAATTATTTTGTAAAAAACGTGATGCCAAAAATTCTTGAACAGCTGCCGGACGCAATTTTTCATGTGGTCGGACATCATCCCGATGAACGGGTTCTGGCTCTTCATCACCCGCCGTCTATCCATATCAAGGGCGATGTGCCGACGCTGTCTCCATGCTATGAGGCCTGCAATGTATGCGTTGTCCCTCTTCGCTCCGGCGGGGGCACGCGACTAAAAATTCTGGAAGCCATGGCCTATGGCCGCCCCGTCGTCTCCACCTCTATCGGAGCCGAAGGGCTGGACGTGACGCACATGAAAAATATTCTTATCGCCGATACCACCGACGACATGGCTCATGCCATTGCCCTGCTGCTTATGCATCCGGATTTGACTCGAAAACTGGTCAAAAATGGACGGGAACTGATCGACAGCCAATACCATTGGAAACAGATCGCCGACGGCATGTTTGCCCGTTATGCCCATCAGGCCGCAATACGCTGAGCCCGTTCCGTTGGGATACAGTCAAAATGATGAAGAGGGAGTTAGGCTGTAGACATTTAGGCTATAGGCCGGGGGCGCAAGATATTCGTATGCAATGTGCTAATGCACGTCGTCCGCAACAGGACTTGACGCATCTCATGCGTATGCGTAATTTATATGCATATATGAATCACCAAACAAAGGAACTTCCATGCGAACCACATTAAATCTGCCGGATGGACTGCTCGACGAAACCGTCGCCCTGGCTCATGGAACCAAAACCGAAGTGGTTGCCGAAGCGTTGCGCTCCTATCGCAAAATTCTGTTACGCAAGCAGCTGCTTGATTTGCGGGGACGATCCGATCTGCTCGATGAAACGTTTGATGTCGAATCGCTGCGTGAAGCAGAACAGACAGAGGTCGTCGATTTATGAGTGCTGACGTGTTCATCGACACCTGCATTTTTATCGATTATTTCCGCGGGCGCGATCATGCGTTGTGCGATGTCGTAGATCAGCTCATCATGGATACTCGAGGCGTTTGCAACGGCATCGTACTGGCTGAACTGCTTTACGGGGCACGAGGCGAACGCGAGGAACGCATCATCGAAACCGCTCTGCAGGCATTGACCATGCATGCCGACACCCCTGAAATCTGCGCCGCTGCGGGTAAAATTGGTGCCTCCATGCGGAAGCGGGGCCTAACCATCCCACTGACCGATTGCATTATTGCGGCGCAGTGTCTCGCTCATGACCTGCAGATCATCACCCACGACCGGCATTTCGATTCCATTGCCGACGTTTTTCCGTTAAAAAAGGTTCCGATTATTGAATGTTGAGCTCTTGGCGCATCGTGGCCTTGGAGTGCGGGGACAAGCGGTACTCCGCGCGGCACCGCCTTGTTATGTGCCGACAACGAGTATTCGAGGCGGCGGCACTGCACGTCGGGAGCCGCCGCGGGGTACTCGAATGTTGCCGCTACGCTGCTGGTGGAGATACACCAGCCCTTCTTCACTACGTTACGAATGTCTCCCTATTACAAAGCTGTGCCGCCTCGGGTACGCGTTGTCCCAGCACTCCAAGGTTCGGAGATACGATGAGCCAGTTCTGTTACAGACATGCCGTCCTCGAGGAAAATATAGCGATAGCTGAAACCCAGCTGCACAGCCAACCGTGCATAGCAGTCATTTAACCACGCCGGCGTAAAAACTTCTACGATGCTGCAGACTCCTGTGCGCCAAATCATATTGCTTAAACCAGCTCCATGAGGCGACACAATTATTTCTGCATGCGAAAAGGCCGCAATCTGATCCTTCAATGACATTTTTTCCGGCTGAATAATGTCGAAGCCCGCATTCTGCAACAGTTGTTCGAGCTGTTTCTCATTGGGTAACGAGCGGCGATATGACTGAGAACGCGACACATAAATATGCGTGCCCGTAGAGGCTGTGTTCTGTTGATCAGTCACATGGCTGAATGCACGGCGAACCCGAGTTACGTCCTCCGTCCGGATATATCCAGACCAGTCGTCCAGTGATGTCAAGACGACCTGCTCTACAAGAAGCGGGAATCTTTCGCTGCACCGCAGCACCTTTTGTTCGCAGACGGCAACGCCGAGGACGAGTTCCAGTCCTTCCATGACAAAGGACTGCGCGTTTTCACCGACTATGATTTTCACACAGGGAAACAGCTCCAATGCATACAGTATATTGGGCAGCACCTCCAGCAGCCAGTGATAATACAGCGCATTGGGACAACAAACGACTGGATCATCCTGATTCAATTTGACGGGAGAAACCAGCGGTTCATGCAGACACTCCGCCCATCCGGTCAGTCGGTATAAATCACCGATACTTTCACCAAACAGGACTCCTCCGTCACACCAGACCAATCCGGAATGCGGACTCATGATCACCTGTTTCAATACATACAATTTTTTTTCATCGAAGGCTTTTCTCCGACGAAACCAGTACGGAAATGATGCGGGCATATGATACTCCTGCACCATCGCCGGAGCGACGCAATGCACGGATTCCAGGTGCGCTTCTACCTCCTGTTTGTAGGCCGATTCCT from Spartobacteria bacterium includes:
- a CDS encoding glycosyltransferase produces the protein MWQNISLPCPFMELCWNGFINVCWRYIMHKLRSLHLVYTLPCPARSGYDLRVLNLMNNLAPHMDQTMFCRTMEPLTAEQRNFCKTAPFTVQTLHLPRPTLPQKIRKGLRFLCSPYPIISGGWYFPEMAGALRTTLQNNDFDFVVMEGIWMCVYWPIIAATGVPVVLDLFDLEAQALVRQADQLPHGLQRMLYRHSAKRMAKLESLLPGQSAITWVVSEKERQMLLQQHPQWPIFLAPNGVDGTNIKQLLPARDQKTILFVGSLQYMPNIDGVNYFVKNVMPKILEQLPDAIFHVVGHHPDERVLALHHPPSIHIKGDVPTLSPCYEACNVCVVPLRSGGGTRLKILEAMAYGRPVVSTSIGAEGLDVTHMKNILIADTTDDMAHAIALLLMHPDLTRKLVKNGRELIDSQYHWKQIADGMFARYAHQAAIR
- a CDS encoding PIN domain-containing protein, producing the protein MSADVFIDTCIFIDYFRGRDHALCDVVDQLIMDTRGVCNGIVLAELLYGARGEREERIIETALQALTMHADTPEICAAAGKIGASMRKRGLTIPLTDCIIAAQCLAHDLQIITHDRHFDSIADVFPLKKVPIIEC
- a CDS encoding glycosyltransferase family 61 protein, whose product is MRSSMMQRVRHETAWFRLLLSRKVQRRLLGPVSGALPYSFIKNIEESAYKQEVEAHLESVHCVAPAMVQEYHMPASFPYWFRRRKAFDEKKLYVLKQVIMSPHSGLVWCDGGVLFGESIGDLYRLTGWAECLHEPLVSPVKLNQDDPVVCCPNALYYHWLLEVLPNILYALELFPCVKIIVGENAQSFVMEGLELVLGVAVCEQKVLRCSERFPLLVEQVVLTSLDDWSGYIRTEDVTRVRRAFSHVTDQQNTASTGTHIYVSRSQSYRRSLPNEKQLEQLLQNAGFDIIQPEKMSLKDQIAAFSHAEIIVSPHGAGLSNMIWRTGVCSIVEVFTPAWLNDCYARLAVQLGFSYRYIFLEDGMSVTELAHRISEPWSAGTTRTRGGTAL